Proteins co-encoded in one Gossypium arboreum isolate Shixiya-1 chromosome 11, ASM2569848v2, whole genome shotgun sequence genomic window:
- the LOC108454223 gene encoding suppressor of RPS4-RLD 1, with protein sequence MNSAISERVELAKLCSSRDWSKAIRVLDSLLSQSCAIQDICNRAFCYSQLELHKHVVKDCDKALQLDPTVLEAYILKGRAFSALGRKEDAIAVWERGYEHALRKSADLKQLLELEELLTAAKPGKQDISFISDNHVADSKLSTPVSISTPYVDGKLNETLKYQNEYNTSRLFQERRDVSKFCNMSNDKFDPRNGTNDEERSQLSLSSSELASDTNEKSCESFKNLTVLSDGSKLSVESADASENSSICGDNCYGGFSDLTSTNQMPHGLTNGTHNNFDTPSNSSDSGTALSEKSEPCSKSIAISSNSSDITEGHCLPNNSSDTNNEISDEAKRSKKFCVAKISKTKSISVDFRLSRGIAQVNEGNYAYAISIFDQILKEDPTYPEALIGRGTAYAFQRELEAAIDDFTKAIQSKPSAGEAWKRRGQARAALGESIEAIEDLTKALEFDPDSADILHERGIVNFKFKDFDAAVEDLSACVKLDKTNKSAYTYLGMALSSIGEYKRAEDAHLKSIQLDRSFVEAWAHLTQFYQDLANSKKAFDCLQQVIQIDPRYAKAYHLRGLLLHGMGEHRKAIKDLSVGLSIENSNIECLYLRASCYHAIGEYADAVKDYDAALDVELDSMEKFVLQCLAFYQKEIALYTASKVNSEFSWFDIDGDIDPLFKEYWCKRSHPKNVCEKVFRQPPLRDSLKKGKLRKQDIAITKHKTALLLAADLIGKKIQYDCPGFLPNRRQHRMAGLAAIEIAQKVSKTWRSLQVDWKHSNRSSKSGKRHRRKERISLASQNRGGAGCSTSSSSETSASYGSGEDRSSSRPMMSWQDVYSLAVKWRQISEPCDPVVWVNKLSEEFNSGFGSHTPMVLGQAKVVRYFPNYERTLDIAKMIMRDKLFVHNKSDEPIDLSKEGKLENIEHAKSCDDLYELVGEDFWLATWCNSTAFEGKQLEGTRITLVKMAQQPGYDFAIRTPCTPSRWEEFDAEMTMAWEAICNAYCGETYGSTDFNALESVREAILRMTYYWYNFMPLTRGTAVVGFVVLIGLFLAANMEFTGNIPKGVQVDWEAILNFDPNSFMDSVKSWLYPSLKISSSWKDFPDVTSTFATTGSVVAALSSYDD encoded by the exons ATGAACTCAGCTATCTCCGAGCGAGTCGAACTCGCCAAACTCTGCAGCTCTCGTGACTGGTCCAAGGCAATACGAGTCCTGGACTCGCTCCTCTCTCAGTCTTGCGCAATCCAAGACATCTG CAATAGAGCGTTTTGTTATAGTCAATTGGAGCTTCACAAGCACGTGGTTAAAGACTGTGATAAGGCGCTTCAGCTTGACCCTACGGTTCTTGAAGCTTATATCCTTAAAG GCCGTGCATTTTCTGCACTGGGAAGGAAAGAGGATGCTATTGCTGTTTGGGAGAGAGGGTATGAACATGCTTTACGAAAGTCTGCTGATCTGAAGCAATTGCTGGAACTGGAAGAGCTTTTGACAGCAGCGAAACCAGGCAAACAAGACATAAGTTTCATTAGTGACAACCATGTGGCTGACTCTAAGTTATCTACCCCTGTATCCATATCAACACCTTATGTTGATGGGAAATTAAATGAAACTCTCAAGTACCAAAACGAATACAATACCTCTAGATTATTCCAAGAGCGTAGGGATGTATCGAAGTTCTGCAACATGTCTAATGACAAATTTGACCCACGCAATGGAACTAATGATGAAGAGAGGAGTCAGTTGTCATTGTCTTCATCTGAGTTAGCATCTGACACCAATGAAAAATCATGTGAAAGTTTCAAAAATCTCACTGTGTTAAGTGATGGATCTAAGTTAAGTGTGGAATCTGCTGATGCTTCTGAGAACAGCAGCATCTGTGGTGATAATTGTTATGGAGGATTTAGTGATCTGACCAGTACAAATCAGATGCCTCATGGCCTTACAAATGGAACCCATAATAATTTTGACACACCAAGTAATTCTTCTGATTCAGGTACTGCTCTAAGTGAGAAATCAGAACCGTGCAGTAAATCCATTGCCATTTCCAGTAACTCAAGTGATATAACTGAAGGTCACTGCTTGCCAAATAACTCCTCTGACACAAATAATGAAATCAGTGATGAAGCCAAGAGGAGTAAGAAGTTCTGTGTTGCTAAGATTTCAAAGACCAAGTCAATCAGTGTAGATTTTCGCTTATCAAGGGGCATTGCTCag GTTAATGAAGGAAATTATGCTTATGCCATATCTATATTTGACCag ATACTGAAAGAGGATCCAACGTATCCTGAGGCACTAATAGGAAGAGGAACTGCATATGCATTCCAACGAGAGCTTGAAGCTGCTATTGATGATTTTACTAAG GCTATTCAATCAAAACCATCGGCTGGTGAGGCTTGGAAAAGGAGAGGTCAAGCTCGGGCTGCCTTAGGAGAATCTATTGAG GCAATTGAAGACCTGACCAAAGCATTGGAGTTCGATCCGGATTCAGCTGATATATTACATGAAAGAG GAATAGTGAATTTCAAGTTCAAGGATTTTGATGCTGCTGTTGAAGATCTGTCTGCTTGTGTGAAGCTTGATAAGACTAACAAGTCTGCATATACATATTTG GGAATGGCATTATCTTCAATCGGTGAATATAAAAGGGCAGAGGATGCACATTTGAAATCAATCCAACTTGACCGAAGTTTTGTTGAGGCCTGGGCTCATCTTACCCAG TTCTATCAAGATCTAGCAAACTCTAAAAAGGCTTTTGATTGCCTTCAACAAGTTATACAAATTGATCCAAG GTATGCTAAAGCATATCACTTACGTGGGTTACTACTTCATGGGATGGGGGAGCACAG GAAGGCTATTAAGGATTTATCAGTTGGATTGAGCATTGAAAACTCAAATATTGAGTGCTTGTACTTACGAGCTTCATGCTATCATGCTATTGGAGAATATGCAGATGCG GTCAAGGACTATGATGCTGCCCTAGATGTTGAACTTGACTCGATGGAAAAGTTTGTGCTTCAATGTTTGGCCTTCTATCAG AAAGAGATTGCTTTATATACAGCTTCCAAAGTCAACAGTGAGTTTTCTTGGTTTGATATTGATGGAGATATAGATCCACTGTTCAAG GAGTACTGGTGCAAAAGATCGCACCCCAAGAATGTATGTGAGAAGGTTTTCAGACAGCCTCCATTGCGTGATTCTCTGAAGAAGGGAAAGCTTAGAAAACAAGATATTGCTATTACAAAGCATAAGACTGCTCTTCTACTAGCTGCTGACCTAATTGGCAAGAAAATCCAATATGACTGTCCTGGTTTCTTACCCAATAGGCGCCAG CACCGTATGGCTGGATTAGCGGCCATTGAAATTGCACAGAAGGTGTCAAAAACATGGCGTTCTTTGCAAGTGGATTGGAAGCATTCTAATAGAAGCTCAAAAAGTGGTAAGAGGCACCGAAGAAAGGAAAGAATCAGTTTGGCTAGCCAGAACAGAGGTGGTGCTGGTTGTAGTACAAGCAGTTCCTCAGAAACATCAGCTTCATATGGCAGTGGGGAAGACAGATCTTCTAGTCGCCCTATGATGTCATGGCAAGATGTTTATTCTTTGGCTGTCAAATGGAGACAAATTTCTGAGCCTTGTGATCCAGTTGTGTGGGTTAACAAGTTGAG TGAAGAGTTCAACTCTGGGTTTGGTTCTCACACACCAATGGTCCTTGGGCAAGCAAAAGTTGTCCGCTATTTTCCAAATTATGAAAG AACATTAGATATAGCAAAGATGATCATGAGGGATAAACTTTTTGTGCACAATAAGTCTGATGAACCTATTGATCTATCCAAAGAGGGGAAGTTGGAAAAT ATTGAGCATGCCAAATCTTGTGATGATCTTTACGAACTTGTGGGTGAGGATTTCTGGTTGGCTACCTGGTGCAACAGCACAGCTTTTGAGGG GAAGCAGCTTGAAGGGACTAGAATTACCTTGGTGAAAAT GGCACAACAGCCTGGATATGACTTTGCAATCAGAACACCTTGCACACCTTCCAGATGGGAGGAATTTGATGCTGAAATGACAATGGCATGGGAA GCCATTTGCAATGCTTATTGTGGAGAAACTTATGGGTCCACTGATTTCAATGCCCTTGAAAGTGTGAGAGAAGCTATTTTAAGAATGACATATTACTG GTACAATTTTATGCCACTCACAAGGGGCACTGCAGTGGTTGGCTTTGTTGTTTTGATTGGATTGTTTCTAGCTGCTAATATGGAGTTCACGGGCAACATTCCGAAAGGTGTGCAGGTTGATTGGGAAGCCATTCTCAACTTCGATCCTAACTCCTTCATGGATTCAGTTAAGAGTTGGCTGTATCCATCCCTAAAGATTTCGTCATCGTGGAAAGATTTTCCCGATGTAACCTCAACTTTTGCAACGACGGGATCGGTTGTCGCCGCTCTGAGTTCATATGATGATTGA